From the Syntrophales bacterium genome, one window contains:
- a CDS encoding response regulator, translating into MSKLLLIDDEKAIVRVLSISLKSDGHEVVTAYSGKEGIEVFQRESPDIVLTDIKMPGMDGLEVLKTVKELNPDTEVIMITGHGDMGSAIEALQYGASDFVNKPVRDEVLAIALERAKEKLLMKRKLREYTEDLENMVWIATEEVRRKSEFLDKLITSSNDGIVATDEGGEIIIFNPGAQKIFGYSKIEVVRKMGINDVCPPEIGEYFKQALEHKTIFKESDWKEIMISSKNDQKVPTRFSGSILYEKDEPIGSVGFFQDLTEIKRLERNLIESERLAAIGQTVAGLAHHIKNILSGLKGGAYVVKIGLDKDDTNKVRAGWKMVERNVGRVSELVLSLLTYSKVREPEYKVCLPNEIAEDVCMLMETKAEEHDIKIVKDFDASIGKVSLDSDTVHRTLLNLVSNAIDACIFDADETKKWRVRVKTVLEDNEMIRFEVIDNGCGMNEEIKKNLFTSFFSTKGGKGTGLGLLVTRKLVEEHGGKIDVSSKSGKGSTFIIQLPYSKAIH; encoded by the coding sequence ATGTCCAAACTTTTACTCATAGATGATGAAAAAGCAATTGTCAGGGTTCTTTCCATTTCGTTGAAGAGCGACGGTCATGAAGTAGTTACTGCATACAGCGGTAAGGAGGGGATAGAAGTATTCCAGCGTGAATCTCCCGACATAGTTCTTACAGATATAAAGATGCCCGGCATGGATGGCCTTGAGGTCTTAAAGACAGTGAAAGAGCTGAATCCTGATACGGAAGTAATCATGATTACCGGCCATGGAGATATGGGTTCGGCAATAGAAGCTCTTCAGTATGGCGCCTCTGATTTTGTCAATAAACCTGTCAGGGATGAAGTTCTGGCAATAGCCCTTGAAAGAGCTAAAGAAAAATTGCTCATGAAGCGGAAACTCAGGGAATACACTGAAGATCTGGAAAACATGGTCTGGATTGCCACTGAAGAAGTAAGAAGAAAATCAGAATTTCTGGACAAACTAATCACCAGTTCTAATGATGGGATAGTAGCGACGGATGAAGGAGGAGAAATTATAATTTTTAATCCCGGTGCACAGAAAATATTCGGCTATTCCAAGATTGAAGTTGTTAGAAAGATGGGCATTAATGATGTCTGTCCGCCGGAAATAGGAGAATATTTCAAACAGGCTCTGGAACACAAAACGATTTTTAAAGAATCTGATTGGAAAGAGATCATGATTTCGTCGAAGAATGACCAGAAGGTACCGACAAGATTTTCAGGATCTATTCTTTATGAAAAGGATGAGCCTATAGGTAGCGTTGGGTTTTTTCAGGATCTTACGGAAATTAAACGTCTGGAGCGGAATTTGATCGAATCAGAAAGGCTGGCCGCTATCGGGCAGACCGTGGCCGGCTTAGCTCACCATATCAAAAATATCCTTAGCGGACTTAAGGGTGGCGCTTATGTGGTAAAAATTGGTCTTGACAAAGACGATACAAATAAGGTAAGAGCGGGCTGGAAAATGGTGGAGAGAAATGTTGGAAGAGTATCTGAGCTGGTTCTGAGCTTACTCACCTATTCTAAGGTTCGTGAACCTGAATATAAGGTTTGCCTTCCCAACGAAATCGCCGAGGATGTATGTATGCTTATGGAAACAAAGGCAGAAGAACATGACATTAAAATTGTAAAAGATTTCGATGCATCCATTGGCAAAGTATCTTTAGATTCAGATACAGTTCATCGCACACTACTCAACTTAGTTTCTAATGCCATTGATGCCTGTATTTTTGACGCAGACGAAACCAAGAAATGGCGAGTTCGAGTTAAAACCGTCCTCGAAGATAATGAAATGATTAGATTCGAGGTCATTGATAACGGATGCGGCATGAATGAAGAGATTAAAAAAAATCTTTTCACTTCTTTTTTTAGCACTAAAGGTGGCAAGGGGACAGGTCTCGGCCTATTAGTTACACGGAAGCTGGTAGAAGAACATGGTGGCAAGATAGACGTTTCTTCCAAGTCGGGGAAGGGTTCCACCTTTATTATACAGTTGCCATATAGTAAGGCAATTCACTAA
- a CDS encoding response regulator: MGKRVLVVDDDPDIVAFVVTVLEENGFISLIAKNGEMGMAKAVEENPDLIILDILMPKQSGIKMYRELKSAESLKKIPVIILSGIAKRTFLRSQEALTAFGNQTVPEPEAYMEKPVEPEELAEMIKKFIA, from the coding sequence ATGGGAAAAAGGGTACTTGTCGTAGATGACGATCCTGATATAGTAGCTTTTGTAGTGACCGTTTTAGAGGAAAATGGTTTCATTTCCTTAATAGCCAAAAACGGTGAGATGGGCATGGCTAAAGCCGTCGAGGAAAATCCAGATCTGATTATCCTGGACATCTTGATGCCCAAACAGAGTGGCATCAAGATGTACCGGGAATTAAAGAGCGCTGAATCTCTCAAGAAAATTCCTGTCATTATTCTATCTGGAATAGCCAAGAGGACATTCCTCCGTTCCCAAGAGGCCTTGACTGCATTTGGCAACCAGACTGTGCCGGAACCTGAAGCATACATGGAAAAACCGGTTGAACCTGAAGAACTGGCAGAGATGATAAAGAAATTTATA